The genomic region GAAAAGCGAATGCCAAAGCTTTATTTGTCATGTTCTGTGCCTTTGCCGAGAAAATCAGCAACAATTACACGTGTGATGAACGTAAAGTCTCTCTGCCTCCCACAGATTTCCAGATGCATGCTGGGAGGTAAACGCCATCATGCAGACTATGgctatgatgatgatgatgatgatgatgatgatggtgtcaTCACACTCAGCTCTCACAGATCAAAGTATGAATTCCTGATgggttttgtgtttgtgttgtgacATTTGTCTATATGTCTTGTTAGCAATTAAGTCTGAAAAAAGGGTAAAAAGCAATGGTCTGAGTACTGagccttgtggcactccatactgaTCTCATGATCAATAAGATTGATCTTTATGTACCGCTACTAACTAAAAACAGTCAGATGAGTATGATTTGTTAAACTGGATGTTCTTTAATAGATTAGAATGAGTATTAGAATCAGATTAGAATCGGTAACTGTGTGtttttcacctaaaaataaagctTTCTCAATTGGCTTCGTATGAACTGTTTACTGTAAGTTCTTtggggaactaaaaatggttgttgtggcatcactgtaaaaacacccttttgcCAGCTTTATTTTTAGTTTGAATTACTCAGATCTTGCTCTTTCTCCAGGTTTAAGGTGTTCTAATGATTTCAAGGACACCTTCACATGTGTTTGGGACACCTCAAAACTGAACGTGACGCCTCCGATCCGACCAGAGACCAAGTGCACGATTAATGTAACGGTCGAGAAGAGGTAAGTGCTTAAAGGGCTTTATGTTCCTTTCTCTTAATTCTGTTGATTGATTTGTTGGTTAGATTTTGAGGTAAAGGTAGAACAATAAAATCTAATGTGCTTTACTATTTTGTGCAAATGAAAAGTTTCTTGGATTTCAGAAGGCCTTCGAGAAAAGGGGTGGAGATGTTTGCAGACCCGACGCAGCCTCACATACGCTCTGCCACTGTGGATTTTAGAAACAAGGTAACTGATGGCATTTGTTTGAGCTGGTTTGACATGTAAGACTGTAGATTCATTGAGTAGTAAACCAAACAGATGCATTATTTCTTTCTCTTCTGCTGCAGCTGACCATCACACCATTTTCCAGTTTACTTCATAAAGTCCACTGTGAAAACCACACAAATCCTGTGGATGAAATAGAAAAACATTCAGCACTCACCAGCGGTGagtcaaatatataatataatatctggGTAAGGACTGTGTGTCAGTCACTTTCACGTGTGAAGCAGTTCATGAGTGAACGAAAGACACTTATTACAGCTTCTGTGTCTCACAAACCTGCTCCGGCTCCATTCTGACACTGATCTGCACTGATATCTGTTCTCTTGAGCAATCATGTTGTGTTTTTCTGCACAGTAGTGAAAGTGCCTCCTCCTCAGAGAGTGGAAGTTCATGGGATCAATGTTACTTGGAGTAccgtttcttcagaaaaatatgaGAAGGATGAGTATGAGGTGCAGTACAGATCTGCTAATCAGAGCTGGACGGTGAGCATATCAGCCTCTCTCATCTCCACCTTTTTTACATATACATGATTTTAGAAACGGTGGCTTCATTCCCTAAGCTCTACACACAACATGCACAACATCAATGCACACAGTCAAACAGATTCACTCATACGCACACCAGTTACACACATCCAGCAATCGGTGAATGAATGTGGGTTTTTGAATGTTTTCCAGAAGTCTGAGTGTCTAATGTGAAGAAAAGTGTTTAGTGTTTTGCAAAAATTTTACAGTTACAAACTGATAATGTGCTTGCAGTTTTGCAGACTTGGTTAAGCGACtgtaaaaaaactgttaaaacggTTAAAGACAGAGAATGTGCATCTGAACGCAGATTCAGAACTGTCTCATTGTTATGTGTCTCTATGTGAAGTTCATGCTTCATTCTGTCAATGTCTGTGTAGGATGTGAAAAATTTGATTTCACCTCGTTTGGAGCTGCCAGAGGAGCGTTTGCTGTTACAGCAGCGGTACGTGATCAGGGTGAGAGCCAAGAAGCAGAATCTGCCCAATGCCGTGTGGAGCGACTGGAGTGAGGAGTACAGCTGGACGTCTGATGTGGGTCAGACGCCAGACACTTTAGGTAACACACACCTGTCTACAGCTGACTCTACAAAGATCCCCCCGCTGGAATCGTCTGTGGCAGGAATCACACTCACAGGAATCACTCTGGCCACAATAGTAATCTTCACCGTTCTCATCAAGTGCAAGAGAGTCAAAAGGTGAGTGTGACGCTGCTGTTACAGTATGAGACCCTCCAGCACTATGAGGAGTCTTTAACTACAACAATAACTGCAAACACAATGATAACTACAACTATGACTATGACCACAACCAcaataactataacaataacaataatgataataacgaAAACTATAATGAcaataactataacaataactataatgataacaataacaataatgataataacgataactataatgacaatgataactataacaataacaataataacgataactataatgataacaataattataacaataactataatgataacaataactataacaataactataatgataacaataactataacaataacaataatgataataacgataactataatgacaacgataactataacaataacaataataacgataactataatgacaatgataactataacaataactataatgataacaataacaataatgataactataatgacaacgataactataacaataacaataatgataataacgataactataatgacaatgataactataacaataactataatgataacaataactataatgataacaataactataacaataacaataatgataataacgataactataatgacaacgataactataacaataactataatgataacaataactataatgataacaataacaataatgataactataatgacaacgataactataacaataacaataatgataataacgataactataatgacaatgataactataacaataactataatgataacaataactataatgataacaataactataacaataacaataatgataataacgataactataatgacaacgataactataacaataactataatgataacaataactataatgataacaataactataatgataacaataactataacaataacaataatgataataacgataactataatgacaacgataactataacaataacaataataacgataactataatgacaatgataactataacaataaatataatgataacaataacaataatgataactataatgacaacgataactataacaataacaataatgataataacgataactataatgacaatgataactataacaataactataatgataacaataactataacaataactataatgataacaataactataatgataacaataactataatgataacaataactataacaataacaataatgataataacgataactataatga from Garra rufa chromosome 12, GarRuf1.0, whole genome shotgun sequence harbors:
- the LOC141347281 gene encoding uncharacterized protein isoform X1; translation: MQTMAMMMMMMMMMMVSSHSALTDQSLRCSNDFKDTFTCVWDTSKLNVTPPIRPETKCTINVTVEKRRPSRKGVEMFADPTQPHIRSATVDFRNKLTITPFSSLLHKVHCENHTNPVDEIEKHSALTSVVKVPPPQRVEVHGINVTWSTVSSEKYEKDEYEVQYRSANQSWTDVKNLISPRLELPEERLLLQQRYVIRVRAKKQNLPNAVWSDWSEEYSWTSDVGQTPDTLGNTHLSTADSTKIPPLESSVAGITLTGITLATIVIFTVLIKCKRVKRIVACSPFRVQKNHSTYIPDPSKFFGDLNSSHGGNFTTWLGSILTHESFIKVDTEFISPVEVLKLQDACDSRGTHRNSGGLQDKWDGTVKSSNFSNSTYFLSQSSKGPSDTLEPCSVHSSYGPAGGGSGSETLPQRGADVTHATGEKDAEELELSLKTLEKLRQDTQSPDSGFAGGAEDSMEETELPSPLSLNLSPHLPLDLPAPQPNKHPLLGLQRTHPLLGPGFPIPRLDLDLLNLDLQSSCGLIEPSSGDYMPVKNVQS
- the LOC141347281 gene encoding uncharacterized protein isoform X2 produces the protein MQTMAMMMMMMMMMMVSSHSALTDQSLRCSNDFKDTFTCVWDTSKLNVTPPIRPETKCTINVTVEKRRPSRKGVEMFADPTQPHIRSATVDFRNKLTITPFSSLLHKVHCENHTNPVDEIEKHSALTSVVKVPPPQRVEVHGINVTWSTVSSEKYEKDEYEVQYRSANQSWTDVKNLISPRLELPEERLLLQQRYVIRVRAKKQNLPNAVWSDWSEEYSWTSDVGQTPDTLGNTHLSTADSTKIPPLESSVAGITLTGITLATIVIFTVLIKCKRVKRVQKNHSTYIPDPSKFFGDLNSSHGGNFTTWLGSILTHESFIKVDTEFISPVEVLKLQDACDSRGTHRNSGGLQDKWDGTVKSSNFSNSTYFLSQSSKGPSDTLEPCSVHSSYGPAGGGSGSETLPQRGADVTHATGEKDAEELELSLKTLEKLRQDTQSPDSGFAGGAEDSMEETELPSPLSLNLSPHLPLDLPAPQPNKHPLLGLQRTHPLLGPGFPIPRLDLDLLNLDLQSSCGLIEPSSGDYMPVKNVQS